In one window of Leptolyngbya sp. CCY15150 DNA:
- a CDS encoding pseudouridine synthase, whose product MTHSHRYLLFYKPYAVLTQFSDRTEASRDTLKAYIDVPGVYAAGRLDRDSEGLLLLTNDGWLQHRLTDPVFAHPRTYWVQVERCPDEPALEHLRQGVVIKGDRTRPAQVRILEQEPDLPPRDPPIRFRKTVPTAWLELTLTEGRNRQVRRMTAAVGHPTLRLVRRAIAHLRLEGLEPGQWRDLSEDEVMELRRICRSPRSKKRP is encoded by the coding sequence ATGACCCATTCCCACCGTTACCTTTTGTTTTACAAACCCTATGCTGTGTTGACGCAGTTTAGCGATCGCACCGAGGCGTCCCGAGATACCCTGAAAGCCTATATTGACGTGCCGGGGGTCTATGCTGCTGGTCGGCTGGATCGGGATAGTGAGGGACTGTTGCTGCTGACCAACGATGGCTGGCTGCAGCATCGCTTGACCGATCCGGTGTTTGCCCATCCCCGCACCTACTGGGTACAGGTGGAACGATGTCCCGATGAGCCTGCCTTGGAGCACCTGCGGCAGGGGGTGGTGATTAAGGGCGATCGCACCCGGCCAGCCCAAGTGCGGATTCTGGAACAAGAACCCGATCTACCGCCCCGCGATCCGCCGATCCGCTTTCGGAAAACCGTGCCCACGGCCTGGCTGGAGTTGACGTTAACCGAGGGACGCAACCGCCAAGTGCGGCGAATGACGGCGGCGGTGGGCCATCCTACCCTGCGGCTAGTGCGACGAGCGATCGCCCACCTGCGCTTGGAAGGCCTGGAGCCAGGCCAATGGCGAGATCTATCGGAGGACGAAGTGATGGAACTACGGCGGATATGTCGATCGCCCCGATCAAAAAAGCGACCCTAG
- a CDS encoding DUF1499 domain-containing protein, with amino-acid sequence MFHFSGQRPSNLGVKDGKLAACPASPNCVSSQADAADAEHAIAPLTYRSTPGEAIATLKGIIQGMERTEIIDESDTYLYVEFTSALMGFVDDVEFYAEPDTGIIHVRSASRLGQSDLGVNRTRIEAIRTSWTA; translated from the coding sequence TTGTTTCATTTTTCCGGTCAGCGTCCTTCCAATCTGGGCGTGAAGGACGGCAAACTAGCCGCTTGTCCCGCATCCCCCAACTGTGTGAGCAGCCAAGCTGATGCCGCCGACGCAGAACATGCGATCGCGCCCCTCACCTATCGCTCTACACCAGGAGAGGCGATCGCCACCCTGAAGGGCATTATTCAAGGCATGGAGCGCACGGAGATTATCGACGAATCGGATACCTATCTCTACGTTGAGTTCACCAGTGCCCTTATGGGGTTTGTGGATGATGTAGAGTTTTATGCAGAACCCGACACAGGCATTATCCATGTGCGATCGGCGTCCCGTTTGGGGCAGTCTGATCTGGGGGTGAATCGCACCCGTATTGAAGCTATTCGCACGTCTTGGACAGCTTAG
- a CDS encoding succinate dehydrogenase/fumarate reductase flavoprotein subunit, which produces MIEHDVLIIGGGLAGCRAAVEIARTNSALSIGVIAKTHPIRSHSVAAQGGIAATLNNVDAADSWEAHAFDTVKGSDYLADQDAVEILTREAPGVVIDLEHMGVLFSRLPDGRIAQRAFGGHTHRRTCYAADKTGHAILHELVSNLRRYGVTIYDEWYVMRLIVEEGQAKGLVMYRLVDGHIEVARAKAIMVATGGYGRAYNTTSNDFASTGDGLAMAAAAGIPLQDMEFVQFHPTGLYPAGVLISEAVRGEGAYLINSEGDRFMATYAPSKMELAPRDITSRAITKELRAGRGIHLDGSAGGPFVYLDLRHMGQDKIMSRVPFCWEEAHRLAGVDAVHEPIPIRPTVHYSMGGIPVNTDGQVRSGPDGFVDGLFSAGETACVSVHGANRLGSNSLLECVVYGRRTGAAIARYVSDRKLPEVNERRYVLEAQQQVNTLIHQSGDYRIAEVRQAFQDCMTDHCGVFRTAETMQQGLEQLQQIQEQAQRIYLDDKQALWNTEITEALELRSLLTVGQIILESALQRRESRGAHCREDFPDRNDADFLQHTLAYYSPAGVDISYRPVVINRFEPQERKY; this is translated from the coding sequence ATGATTGAGCATGATGTTCTGATCATCGGCGGCGGCCTAGCTGGCTGCCGCGCCGCCGTTGAAATTGCCCGCACCAATTCCGCCCTCTCCATCGGCGTCATTGCCAAAACCCATCCCATCCGCTCCCACTCCGTGGCTGCCCAAGGGGGAATCGCCGCCACCCTCAACAACGTAGACGCCGCCGACAGTTGGGAAGCCCACGCCTTCGATACGGTCAAAGGCTCCGATTACCTTGCCGACCAAGACGCGGTGGAAATTTTGACCCGCGAAGCCCCTGGCGTGGTGATTGATCTCGAACATATGGGCGTGCTGTTTTCCCGATTGCCCGATGGCCGCATTGCCCAACGGGCCTTTGGTGGCCATACCCATCGCCGTACCTGCTACGCCGCCGATAAAACCGGCCACGCTATTTTGCACGAACTGGTCAGCAATCTACGTCGCTATGGGGTCACCATTTACGACGAATGGTATGTAATGCGCCTGATTGTGGAAGAGGGGCAGGCGAAAGGACTGGTGATGTATCGCTTGGTGGACGGGCATATTGAAGTGGCCCGAGCTAAGGCGATCATGGTGGCCACCGGCGGCTATGGACGCGCCTACAATACCACCTCCAATGACTTTGCCTCCACCGGGGACGGTCTAGCCATGGCGGCGGCAGCCGGGATTCCGCTGCAGGATATGGAATTCGTGCAGTTTCATCCCACCGGTCTCTATCCCGCTGGGGTGCTGATCTCCGAAGCCGTGCGGGGGGAAGGGGCCTATCTGATCAACAGTGAGGGCGATCGCTTCATGGCCACCTACGCTCCCAGCAAGATGGAGCTAGCGCCCCGAGACATCACCTCCCGCGCCATCACCAAAGAACTGCGCGCAGGTCGCGGCATTCACCTCGATGGCAGTGCTGGCGGCCCCTTCGTCTATCTCGATCTACGACACATGGGCCAGGACAAGATCATGAGCCGCGTGCCCTTTTGCTGGGAAGAGGCCCATCGCCTTGCTGGTGTGGATGCCGTCCATGAACCCATTCCCATCCGTCCTACCGTGCATTACTCCATGGGCGGCATTCCTGTGAACACCGATGGTCAGGTGCGCAGCGGCCCTGATGGTTTTGTAGACGGTCTCTTCTCCGCTGGTGAAACGGCCTGCGTATCCGTCCACGGAGCCAATCGTCTAGGCAGCAACTCCCTGCTCGAATGCGTGGTCTATGGACGACGGACAGGAGCGGCGATCGCCCGTTATGTCAGCGATCGCAAACTGCCGGAAGTAAACGAACGGCGCTACGTCCTCGAAGCTCAGCAGCAGGTAAACACCCTCATCCACCAATCCGGCGACTACCGCATTGCCGAGGTACGCCAAGCCTTTCAAGACTGCATGACCGATCACTGTGGCGTCTTCCGCACCGCCGAGACCATGCAGCAAGGTTTAGAACAACTGCAGCAGATCCAAGAGCAGGCCCAGCGCATTTACCTCGACGACAAGCAAGCCCTTTGGAACACCGAGATCACCGAGGCGCTGGAGCTGCGCAGTCTGCTCACCGTTGGGCAAATTATTCTAGAATCCGCTCTGCAACGCCGAGAAAGCCGAGGAGCCCATTGCCGCGAAGACTTCCCCGATCGCAACGATGCCGACTTCCTGCAACACACCCTGGCCTACTACTCCCCCGCTGGCGTAGACATCTCCTATCGCCCTGTGGTGATCAACCGTTTTGAACCTCAGGAACGAAAGTATTAG